One region of Oxalobacteraceae sp. CFBP 8761 genomic DNA includes:
- the thiC gene encoding phosphomethylpyrimidine synthase ThiC: MASLPNSRKVYIEGSRPDIRVPMRAISQSATSDSFGGEPNPPLFVYDTSGPYTEPATAIDIRSGLAPMRQPWIDGRGDTEQLAGPSSQFGQQRLNDPALSALRFNLQRAPRRARSGANVTQMHYARQGIITPEMEFIALRENMQRKEYIASLHASGPMGKRVADLMGRQHPGQSFGASIPAEITPEFVRSEVARGRAVIPLNINHPEIEPMIIGRNFLVKVNANIGNSAVTSSIGEEVEKMTWAIRWGADTVMDLSTGKHIHETREWILRNSPVPIGTVPIYQALEKVNGKAEDLTWEIFRDTLIEQAEQGVDYFTIHAGVLLRYVPMTANRLTGIVSRGGSIMAKWCLAHHRESFLYTHFEDICAIMKAYDVTFSLGDGLRPGSIYDANDEAQLAELKTLGELTQIAWKHDVQTIIEGPGHVPLHLIKENMDLQLEQCHEAPFYTLGPLTTDIAPGYDHITSGIGAATIGWYGTAMLCYVTPKEHLGLPDKQDVKDGIITYKIAAHAADLAKGHPGAQLRDNALSKARFEFRWDDQFNLGLDPDKAREFHDETLPKDSAKVAHFCSMCGPHFCSMKITQEVRAYAAANGVQGEKALQQGMQEKAIEFVRDGARLYREV, encoded by the coding sequence ATCGCATCGCTACCCAATTCCCGCAAGGTCTACATCGAAGGCAGCCGGCCCGATATCCGCGTGCCGATGCGCGCGATCAGCCAGTCGGCCACGTCCGACAGCTTTGGCGGCGAACCCAATCCGCCGCTGTTCGTCTACGACACGTCCGGGCCGTACACCGAACCGGCCACCGCAATCGATATCCGCAGTGGCCTGGCGCCGATGCGCCAACCCTGGATCGACGGGCGCGGCGACACCGAGCAACTGGCCGGACCATCGTCGCAGTTCGGCCAGCAGCGGCTGAACGATCCGGCCTTGAGCGCGCTGCGCTTTAACCTGCAGCGCGCGCCCCGACGCGCCAGGAGCGGCGCGAACGTCACGCAGATGCACTACGCGCGCCAGGGCATCATCACGCCCGAGATGGAATTCATCGCGCTGCGCGAAAACATGCAGCGCAAGGAATACATCGCGTCGCTGCATGCGTCCGGCCCGATGGGCAAGCGGGTTGCCGACCTGATGGGCCGCCAGCATCCGGGCCAGTCGTTCGGCGCCAGCATCCCCGCTGAAATCACGCCGGAATTCGTGCGCTCGGAAGTCGCACGCGGGCGCGCCGTCATTCCCCTCAATATCAACCACCCCGAAATCGAGCCGATGATCATCGGCCGCAACTTCCTGGTCAAGGTCAACGCCAATATCGGCAATTCGGCCGTGACCTCGTCGATCGGCGAAGAAGTCGAAAAGATGACCTGGGCGATCCGCTGGGGCGCCGACACGGTCATGGATCTGTCGACCGGCAAGCACATCCACGAAACGCGCGAATGGATCCTGCGTAACAGCCCGGTCCCGATCGGCACGGTGCCGATCTACCAGGCGCTGGAAAAGGTCAATGGCAAGGCCGAGGACCTGACCTGGGAGATTTTCCGCGACACGCTGATCGAACAGGCCGAGCAGGGCGTCGACTACTTCACGATCCACGCCGGCGTGCTGCTGCGCTACGTGCCGATGACGGCGAACCGCCTGACGGGCATCGTCTCGCGCGGCGGCTCGATCATGGCCAAGTGGTGCCTGGCGCACCACCGCGAATCGTTCCTGTACACGCACTTCGAAGACATCTGCGCCATCATGAAGGCGTACGACGTGACGTTCAGCCTGGGCGACGGCCTGCGCCCCGGCTCGATCTACGACGCCAACGACGAGGCGCAACTGGCCGAACTGAAAACGCTGGGTGAACTCACGCAGATCGCGTGGAAGCACGATGTGCAGACGATCATCGAAGGCCCCGGCCACGTGCCGCTGCACCTGATCAAGGAGAACATGGACCTGCAGCTCGAGCAGTGCCATGAAGCGCCGTTCTACACGCTCGGGCCGCTTACGACCGATATCGCGCCCGGGTACGATCACATCACGTCCGGCATCGGCGCGGCCACGATTGGCTGGTACGGCACGGCGATGCTGTGCTACGTGACGCCCAAGGAGCACCTGGGCCTGCCCGACAAGCAGGACGTCAAGGACGGCATCATCACGTACAAGATCGCCGCCCACGCGGCCGACCTGGCCAAGGGCCATCCGGGCGCGCAGCTGCGCGACAACGCGCTCTCAAAAGCACGCTTCGAATTCCGCTGGGACGACCAGTTCAACCTGGGCCTGGATCCCGACAAGGCACGCGAATTCCACGACGAGACCCTGCCCAAGGATTCGGCCAAGGTGGCCCATTTCTGCTCGATGTGCGGCCCGCATTTCTGCTCGATGAAGATCACGCAGGAAGTGCGCGCCTACGCCGCCGCCAATGGCGTGCAGGGCGAGAAGGCCCTGCAGCAGGGGATGCAGGAAAAAGCGATCGAGTTCGTGCGCGACGGCGCCCGGCTGTACCGGGAGGTCTGA
- the thiS gene encoding sulfur carrier protein ThiS, producing the protein MTSIEVNGAPCGVPPGQTLAGLLEQLDLSGQGMALAVNREVVPRQQWPTRRLQAQDRVDIVRAIGGG; encoded by the coding sequence ATGACGTCCATCGAAGTCAATGGCGCGCCGTGCGGCGTGCCACCGGGCCAGACGCTCGCCGGGCTGCTCGAGCAGCTGGACCTGAGCGGGCAGGGGATGGCGCTGGCCGTGAACCGCGAGGTGGTACCACGCCAGCAGTGGCCCACGCGCCGCCTGCAGGCGCAGGACCGGGTCGATATCGTGCGCGCCATCGGTGGCGGCTAA
- a CDS encoding thiazole synthase, with product MKRDGQPDVLTIAGRAYHSRLLVGSGKYRDLAQTREATLAAGAEIITVAIRRVNIGQDPNAPSLLDVLPPSDFTILPNTAGCFNAKDAVYTLQMARELLGGRNLVKLEVLGDTTTLFPHMPETLKAAETLVRDGFDVMVYCSDDPIQARILQEIGCVAVMPLASLIGSGMGILNPWNLSLIIEQATVPVLVDAGVGTASDAAIAMELGCDGVLMNTAIAGARDPVRMARAMKHAVLAGRDAYLAGRMPKRFAASPSSPVEGKVTP from the coding sequence ATGAAACGAGACGGGCAACCGGATGTACTCACCATCGCCGGGCGCGCCTACCACTCGCGCCTGCTGGTCGGCAGCGGCAAATACCGCGACCTGGCGCAAACGCGCGAGGCCACGCTGGCAGCCGGCGCCGAGATCATCACGGTGGCGATTCGCCGCGTGAACATCGGCCAGGACCCGAACGCGCCCAGCCTGCTCGACGTGCTGCCGCCGTCCGACTTCACCATCCTGCCCAACACGGCCGGCTGCTTCAATGCGAAGGACGCGGTCTACACGTTGCAGATGGCGCGCGAGCTGCTGGGCGGGCGCAACCTCGTCAAGCTCGAGGTGCTGGGCGACACCACCACGCTGTTCCCGCACATGCCCGAAACACTCAAGGCCGCCGAAACGCTGGTGCGTGACGGTTTCGACGTGATGGTCTACTGCAGCGACGATCCGATCCAGGCCCGCATCCTGCAGGAGATCGGCTGCGTGGCCGTGATGCCGCTGGCGTCGCTGATCGGCTCGGGGATGGGCATCCTCAACCCGTGGAACCTGTCGCTGATCATCGAGCAGGCCACGGTGCCGGTGCTGGTCGACGCCGGTGTGGGCACGGCATCGGATGCGGCGATCGCCATGGAACTCGGCTGCGACGGTGTGCTGATGAACACTGCGATTGCCGGCGCGCGCGACCCGGTGCGCATGGCGCGCGCGATGAAGCATGCGGTGCTGGCCGGGCGCGATGCGTATCTGGCGGGGCGCATGCCGAAGCGTTTCGCGGCCTCGCCATCGTCGCCGGTCGAGGGCAAGGTCACCCCATGA
- a CDS encoding bifunctional hydroxymethylpyrimidine kinase/phosphomethylpyrimidine kinase — protein MTPCVLVFAGLDPGGGAGLAADILAIAAQGAHALPVATALTCQDNNHVFEAHPVDAGLVARQAAPLVAAFDIRAVKLGIPGNAANAAAIADVIRSLRTRQPALPVVLDPVLASGHGDALGQGSASASLSDLLTLATIVLPNLPERDALDMPGTMQMLVTGGHAPGDTVINRWLQDGQVLREWRWPRLPDTYHGSGCTLAAALAARLALGESMAIALEHAQAYTHATLAQSFAIAPGQRIPRRLCQPH, from the coding sequence ATGACACCGTGCGTGCTGGTCTTCGCCGGGCTCGATCCCGGCGGCGGCGCGGGCCTGGCGGCCGACATCCTGGCCATTGCCGCGCAGGGCGCCCACGCGCTGCCGGTGGCCACGGCGCTGACCTGCCAGGACAACAACCACGTGTTCGAGGCGCACCCGGTCGACGCCGGCCTGGTCGCGCGCCAGGCCGCGCCGCTGGTTGCTGCCTTCGACATCCGCGCCGTCAAGCTGGGCATCCCCGGCAACGCGGCCAATGCGGCGGCAATCGCGGACGTCATCCGCAGCCTGCGCACGCGGCAGCCGGCGCTGCCGGTAGTACTGGATCCGGTGCTGGCCAGCGGTCATGGCGATGCGCTGGGGCAGGGCAGCGCCAGCGCCTCCTTGTCCGATTTGCTGACGCTGGCGACGATCGTGCTGCCCAATCTGCCCGAACGCGATGCGCTGGACATGCCAGGCACCATGCAGATGCTCGTCACGGGTGGCCACGCGCCGGGCGACACGGTGATCAACCGCTGGCTGCAGGACGGTCAAGTGTTGCGCGAGTGGCGCTGGCCGCGCCTGCCCGATACCTACCATGGCAGCGGCTGCACGCTGGCTGCCGCACTGGCGGCGCGCCTGGCGCTGGGCGAGTCGATGGCCATCGCCCTCGAGCACGCCCAGGCCTATACACACGCGACGCTGGCGCAATCGTTTGCGATCGCACCGGGCCAGCGCATCCCGCGCCGCCTGTGCCAACCACATTGA
- a CDS encoding thiamine phosphate synthase: MKGLYLVTPNWNDTDRLLAATDAALSAGAALVQYRHKEADARLRLEQATALLALCRRHGCPFVINDHLDLCQALDADGVHLGHTDGGIADARALLGRDKIVGASCYGDLALARAARDAGASYLAFGGFYPSPVKKYTFVTPPALLDQARAEFTLPLVVIGGMTPANAAPLVARGADMVAAITSVYGAAEPQAAAHAFGSLFSAG, translated from the coding sequence ATGAAGGGCTTGTATCTCGTCACACCGAACTGGAACGACACCGACCGGCTGCTGGCCGCCACCGACGCTGCGCTGAGCGCCGGCGCAGCGCTCGTGCAATACCGGCACAAGGAGGCCGACGCGCGCCTGCGTCTCGAGCAGGCCACGGCGCTGCTGGCGTTGTGCCGCCGCCACGGCTGCCCGTTCGTCATCAACGACCATCTCGACCTGTGCCAGGCGCTCGACGCCGATGGCGTGCACCTGGGCCACACGGATGGGGGGATCGCGGATGCCCGCGCGCTGCTGGGCCGGGACAAGATCGTCGGTGCCTCGTGCTACGGTGACCTGGCGCTGGCGCGTGCCGCGCGCGACGCCGGTGCCAGTTACCTTGCCTTTGGTGGCTTTTATCCGTCCCCGGTCAAAAAATACACGTTCGTGACGCCACCGGCACTGCTCGACCAGGCGCGCGCCGAGTTCACGCTGCCTCTCGTCGTCATCGGCGGCATGACGCCGGCCAACGCCGCGCCGCTGGTCGCGCGGGGCGCCGACATGGTCGCGGCGATCACGAGCGTGTACGGCGCGGCCGAACCGCAGGCAGCCGCGCACGCATTCGGGAGCCTGTTTTCGGCCGGCTGA
- a CDS encoding two pore domain potassium channel family protein — MIAPRLFIHTRRHPSAILLLVQLLGMLSYPFIEGTRAGQVAFNCFGIVVLAFAIRMVRRTPGEVRVSWALAVPIIFLLLAQILLGYNHLLAWSSGLEALFYFYAAGSLIAYMMEDERATTDELFAAGATFTLLAWAFTHMYILLQEVQPGTFAAAVNAGAPRTWTELNYLSFALLSSTGIGDVIPLTPPARALASVEMLVGLMYLAVVVARLIAFTTRNRIEVGRARKRKLEEWEQD, encoded by the coding sequence ATGATCGCTCCGCGCCTGTTCATCCATACCCGCCGCCATCCTTCCGCCATTCTGCTGCTGGTGCAGCTGCTCGGCATGCTGTCCTATCCGTTCATCGAGGGCACGCGTGCCGGCCAGGTGGCGTTCAACTGCTTCGGCATCGTGGTGCTGGCGTTTGCCATCCGCATGGTGCGGCGCACGCCCGGCGAGGTGCGCGTGAGCTGGGCGCTGGCGGTGCCCATCATCTTCCTGCTGCTGGCGCAGATCCTGCTCGGCTATAACCACCTGCTGGCCTGGTCGTCGGGGCTGGAGGCGCTGTTCTACTTTTATGCGGCCGGCAGCCTGATCGCCTACATGATGGAAGACGAACGGGCCACGACCGACGAGCTGTTCGCGGCCGGCGCCACGTTCACGCTGCTGGCCTGGGCGTTCACGCACATGTACATCCTGCTGCAGGAAGTCCAGCCCGGCACCTTTGCCGCCGCCGTCAATGCGGGCGCGCCGCGCACCTGGACCGAACTCAATTACCTGAGCTTTGCGCTGCTCTCGAGCACGGGCATCGGCGACGTGATTCCGCTGACCCCACCGGCGCGGGCGCTGGCCAGCGTCGAGATGCTGGTCGGTTTGATGTACCTGGCGGTGGTCGTGGCGCGGCTGATTGCCTTCACGACCCGCAACCGGATTGAGGTCGGCCGCGCACGCAAGCGCAAGCTGGAAGAGTGGGAACAGGATTAA
- a CDS encoding GNAT family N-acetyltransferase, with protein sequence MAHQLAAFTIRNFTPDAWPAYRALRLRALEDAPDAFGSTLADESTRPSEEWAARLARAATSGIDHPLVADVAGNLAGLAWAKVDADDPALVNLFQMWVAPEARGQGVAAGLLAEAVRWAQARGATAMQLGVNCANDGAVRLYRRAGFVATGWQEPMRPGSDQVEQRMRLVIAPV encoded by the coding sequence ATGGCGCACCAACTGGCTGCTTTCACGATCCGCAATTTCACGCCGGATGCATGGCCGGCCTATCGCGCGCTCCGCCTGCGCGCGCTCGAAGATGCCCCCGACGCCTTTGGCAGCACGCTGGCCGACGAATCCACGCGGCCGTCCGAAGAATGGGCGGCGCGTCTGGCGCGTGCGGCGACGTCCGGCATCGACCATCCATTGGTAGCCGACGTCGCTGGCAATCTTGCCGGACTGGCCTGGGCGAAGGTCGACGCGGACGACCCGGCCCTCGTGAACCTGTTCCAGATGTGGGTGGCGCCTGAAGCACGCGGGCAGGGCGTGGCCGCTGGCTTGCTGGCCGAAGCGGTGCGCTGGGCGCAGGCGCGCGGCGCAACTGCTATGCAGCTTGGGGTCAATTGCGCCAACGATGGAGCAGTGCGTCTATATAGGCGCGCCGGCTTTGTCGCGACGGGGTGGCAAGAGCCGATGCGGCCAGGATCGGATCAGGTCGAGCAGCGCATGCGTCTGGTCATCGCACCAGTGTGA
- a CDS encoding DUF3494 domain-containing protein yields MIQTVRRTIKRLVCGLGLASAVLAAGCGSGDQGRGPVLGLPAASLVSVAVAPTTASVAIGASQQFTATAAYSDGTARDITRLSAWTSATPAAGTVDGARGLAIGVAAGTSVITAAFEGKSGAATLTVLPARLVSIAVAPVNPSINIGNAQQFVALGTFDDKTTRDISAVSTFTSASTGVASISASTGLALGKTAGTSVIAAASGGLTGSATLTVLPPTLVSLALTPGATTFDIGATGQLAVNATYSDGTVVDVTAASTYASATPGAVSVGTTGMITGIAGGTSVITAGFGGKSAIANATTSAAVVTSIAVTPASAVVAVNGLRRYVATATYSNNTTAVITTTATWTSSSTATATVLPTGWATGVTPGTIVVTATSGGKSGSANLTVLAPRPVPVPAPAPVPEPEPDPAPIPVPVPVPVPVPVPVPVPVPVPVPPVVVLDPVDLGSAASFGVLAQTSLTNNAGGTTVVTGNVGSPSQTTTPVIAGAFQTYYTGAFLDTAFADLELAITDANLRPCTVTFPGNIDLGGLPLTPGVYCATGTMNITGKLTLDGPGVYIFTSTQTLNTVANSEVELINGATADNVTWVPVGATTLGANSIFKGSILGRAAAITVGDNTTLLNGRVLSTAAVTLSNNQITK; encoded by the coding sequence ATGATACAAACCGTGAGACGCACCATCAAACGCCTCGTTTGCGGCCTCGGCCTTGCAAGCGCCGTGCTGGCCGCAGGTTGCGGCAGCGGTGACCAGGGCCGTGGCCCGGTGCTGGGGCTGCCGGCAGCGAGCCTGGTCAGCGTGGCCGTCGCGCCAACGACCGCGTCGGTTGCCATTGGCGCGAGCCAGCAATTCACGGCAACGGCCGCCTACTCCGACGGTACCGCGCGTGACATCACCCGCCTGTCGGCCTGGACCTCGGCCACGCCGGCTGCCGGCACCGTCGATGGCGCCCGCGGCCTTGCTATCGGCGTTGCTGCCGGCACCTCCGTCATCACCGCGGCCTTCGAAGGCAAGAGCGGCGCAGCGACCCTGACCGTCCTGCCGGCCAGGCTGGTGTCGATCGCAGTTGCACCAGTGAATCCGTCGATCAATATCGGCAATGCGCAGCAGTTCGTGGCGCTGGGCACCTTCGACGACAAGACGACACGCGACATCAGCGCCGTGTCGACCTTCACGTCGGCCTCCACCGGGGTGGCGTCGATCTCGGCCAGCACCGGCCTGGCGCTCGGCAAGACGGCCGGCACCTCGGTCATCGCCGCCGCCTCCGGTGGGCTCACCGGCAGCGCGACGCTGACGGTATTGCCGCCAACGCTCGTGTCGCTGGCGCTCACGCCTGGCGCCACCACCTTCGACATCGGCGCCACCGGACAGTTGGCCGTGAACGCCACCTATTCGGATGGCACGGTGGTCGATGTCACGGCCGCCAGCACCTACGCCTCGGCCACGCCGGGTGCAGTCAGTGTCGGCACGACCGGCATGATCACCGGCATCGCGGGTGGTACCTCGGTCATCACTGCCGGCTTCGGCGGTAAATCGGCCATCGCCAACGCGACGACCAGTGCTGCGGTCGTGACGAGCATTGCCGTCACGCCGGCAAGCGCCGTTGTCGCGGTCAATGGCCTGCGCCGCTACGTCGCAACGGCAACCTACTCGAACAACACGACAGCGGTCATTACCACCACTGCCACCTGGACCTCGTCCTCGACCGCCACCGCCACTGTCCTGCCAACCGGCTGGGCCACCGGCGTCACACCTGGTACGATTGTCGTGACCGCGACCTCGGGCGGCAAATCGGGCAGCGCGAATCTGACCGTCCTTGCACCACGGCCGGTGCCAGTACCTGCGCCTGCGCCGGTCCCGGAACCGGAACCGGATCCGGCCCCGATCCCTGTGCCAGTGCCAGTGCCAGTCCCAGTGCCAGTCCCAGTGCCAGTCCCCGTCCCAGTACCAGTGCCTCCGGTCGTGGTCCTCGACCCTGTCGACCTGGGTAGCGCGGCCTCGTTCGGTGTGCTGGCCCAGACCTCGCTGACCAACAACGCCGGTGGGACCACCGTCGTTACCGGTAACGTCGGGTCGCCGTCACAAACGACGACGCCTGTCATTGCCGGCGCGTTCCAAACGTACTACACGGGCGCCTTCCTCGATACCGCGTTTGCCGACCTCGAGCTGGCCATCACGGACGCCAATCTGCGTCCCTGCACCGTGACGTTCCCAGGCAATATCGATCTGGGCGGCCTGCCTCTCACGCCCGGCGTGTACTGCGCCACCGGCACGATGAACATCACGGGCAAGCTGACGCTCGACGGTCCTGGCGTGTACATCTTCACGAGCACCCAGACGCTCAATACCGTCGCCAATTCGGAAGTGGAATTGATCAATGGGGCCACCGCGGACAACGTGACCTGGGTTCCCGTCGGCGCCACCACGCTCGGTGCAAACAGCATCTTCAAGGGATCGATCCTGGGCCGCGCTGCTGCGATCACCGTGGGCGACAACACGACCCTGCTCAACGGCCGCGTGCTGTCGACCGCTGCCGTCACCCTGAGCAACAACCAGATCACCAAATAA
- a CDS encoding OmpA family protein has product MAGAGISNASAAGQDQTAAGRDVIDPNWADSAWYAGAGLGQGRATIDDERIARSLTANGASLDAFTTDQRDLGYKVFIGKKFNRYFAIEGGYFDLGKFGFQANTSGNGSGVLRGETKFRGVNLDLIGHLPLTERLSALARIGGQYGRSTATFSGNRLNAVTAPNPEKEEKFQAKVGLGLQYQINDAWAVRGEVERYRLRDPLGNRGEMDLASISLIRAFGRPAARTIPAPAPAPVAAPQEVQPVAPVVEAAPQPVSEKVSFAAEALFDFDRALVKPEGKAALDDLMRKLQGMDTEVMIAVGHTDSVGSDAYNQKLSLRRADAVKAYLVSKGLDQARLYTEGKGETQPIADNATAEGRARNRRVVIEVVGTRTTR; this is encoded by the coding sequence ATGGCTGGTGCCGGCATCAGCAACGCCTCGGCCGCGGGCCAGGACCAGACCGCCGCCGGGCGCGACGTCATCGACCCGAACTGGGCTGACAGCGCCTGGTACGCTGGCGCCGGCCTGGGCCAGGGCCGCGCCACGATCGACGACGAGCGCATCGCCCGCAGCCTGACTGCCAATGGCGCCAGCCTCGATGCATTCACGACCGACCAGCGCGACCTTGGCTACAAGGTCTTCATCGGCAAGAAATTCAACCGTTACTTTGCCATCGAGGGCGGTTACTTCGACCTCGGCAAGTTCGGCTTCCAGGCAAACACGTCCGGAAACGGCAGTGGTGTCCTGCGCGGCGAGACGAAATTTCGCGGCGTCAATCTCGACCTGATCGGCCATCTGCCGCTGACCGAACGCCTGTCGGCGCTGGCCCGCATCGGTGGCCAGTACGGCCGCTCGACGGCGACGTTCTCGGGCAACCGGCTCAATGCCGTCACCGCGCCGAATCCCGAAAAGGAAGAGAAGTTCCAGGCCAAGGTCGGCCTGGGCCTGCAATACCAGATCAACGATGCCTGGGCAGTGCGCGGCGAAGTGGAGCGCTACCGTCTGCGTGATCCGCTGGGCAACCGTGGCGAGATGGACCTGGCTTCGATCAGCCTGATCCGCGCGTTCGGCCGTCCTGCTGCGCGCACGATCCCTGCGCCGGCGCCGGCGCCAGTGGCTGCGCCGCAGGAAGTGCAACCGGTCGCGCCGGTTGTCGAAGCGGCGCCGCAGCCGGTGTCGGAGAAAGTGTCGTTCGCGGCCGAGGCACTGTTCGATTTCGACCGCGCGCTCGTCAAGCCGGAAGGCAAGGCCGCGCTGGACGACCTGATGCGCAAGCTGCAAGGCATGGACACCGAAGTCATGATCGCCGTCGGTCACACCGACTCGGTCGGCTCGGACGCGTACAACCAGAAGCTGTCGCTGCGCCGCGCCGATGCCGTCAAGGCCTACCTGGTCTCGAAGGGCCTCGATCAGGCGCGCCTGTACACCGAAGGCAAAGGCGAAACGCAGCCGATCGCGGACAATGCCACGGCCGAAGGCCGCGCCCGCAACCGCCGCGTCGTGATCGAAGTGGTCGGTACGCGCACCACGCGTTAA
- a CDS encoding metallophosphoesterase, which yields MFHLMFSLPCLLVLVRWLWPLPLSTKSKVASAVVLVLVSQYHLWSRLSSGSVFSPEFPKGLVILFNWGFGAILLLAVFQLLVDAGALIVMAIRRRRVAIAPRLRYGIAVAAALLAALGVNQAIKSPSLEDVLIEVKNLPHEFDGYQVVHLTDLHISRLFDAPWTRKVVADTNALDADLIVITGDLIDGNIAHRERDVAPLRDLRAPDGVWVIPGNHEYFFGHKAWMAYFAGLNMTPLDNSHTVLKRGAGQLVLAGVNDVTAPQTGAAAPDVDAALRGAPAGAPVILLDHQPRNARHAASRGVALQLSGHTHGGMIVGLDRVVARANNGFVSGRYDVDGMTMYLNNGTALWPGFALRLGVPSELTRITLRRQAVPS from the coding sequence ATGTTTCATCTGATGTTCAGCCTTCCCTGCCTGCTGGTCCTGGTGCGCTGGCTCTGGCCGCTGCCGTTGTCCACGAAATCGAAAGTAGCCAGCGCCGTCGTGCTGGTGCTGGTCTCGCAATACCACCTGTGGTCGCGCCTGTCGTCGGGCAGCGTGTTCTCGCCTGAATTCCCGAAAGGGCTGGTGATCCTGTTCAACTGGGGCTTTGGCGCGATCCTGCTGCTGGCCGTGTTCCAGTTGCTGGTCGATGCCGGCGCCCTGATCGTGATGGCGATCCGGCGCCGGCGCGTGGCGATTGCGCCACGCCTGCGCTATGGCATCGCCGTCGCCGCCGCGCTGCTGGCAGCCCTGGGCGTGAACCAGGCGATCAAGTCGCCGTCGCTCGAAGACGTGCTGATCGAGGTGAAGAACCTGCCACACGAATTCGACGGCTACCAGGTCGTGCACCTGACCGACCTGCACATCAGCCGCCTGTTCGACGCACCGTGGACGCGCAAGGTCGTCGCCGACACCAATGCGCTGGACGCCGACCTGATCGTCATTACCGGCGACCTCATCGACGGCAATATTGCACACCGCGAACGCGACGTGGCACCGCTGCGCGACCTGCGCGCACCCGACGGCGTCTGGGTCATTCCCGGCAACCATGAGTACTTCTTCGGCCACAAGGCGTGGATGGCGTATTTCGCGGGGCTCAACATGACGCCGCTGGACAACAGCCATACCGTTCTCAAGCGCGGCGCCGGACAGCTGGTGCTGGCCGGTGTCAACGACGTGACCGCCCCGCAGACGGGCGCGGCGGCGCCCGATGTCGACGCGGCCTTGCGCGGCGCGCCGGCCGGCGCACCGGTGATCCTGCTCGATCACCAGCCGCGCAATGCGCGTCATGCCGCCAGCCGCGGTGTGGCGCTGCAATTGTCTGGCCACACCCACGGCGGCATGATCGTCGGGCTCGATCGGGTGGTGGCGCGCGCCAACAACGGCTTCGTGTCGGGCCGCTACGACGTCGATGGCATGACCATGTACCTGAACAATGGCACCGCATTGTGGCCTGGCTTCGCGCTGCGCCTGGGCGTGCCGTCCGAGCTGACCCGGATCACGCTGCGGCGCCAGGCCGTACCCTCATGA
- the pstC gene encoding phosphate ABC transporter permease subunit PstC, whose translation MNTANYKITHRHALPDESDADLHATRRPGTMSARRRQDFLFHRTTGLFAASVLVILAGIIASLTIGAWPALREFGPGFVTRVEWDPVNEQFGAMIAIGGTLATSFIALAVAVPISFGVALFLTEICPAWLRRPLGTAVELLAGVPSIIYGMWGFFVFAPLFADYVQPLLASTLGQIPVIGKLFAGSQTGLGILTAGLILSIMIIPFIASVMRDVFTIVPAVLKESAYGLGCTKWEVACRVVLPYTRNGVVGGVMLGLGRALGETMAVTFVIGNAHRLSWSLFAAGSSISSTLANEFGEAEKALHVASLYALGLILFAITFIVLCAAKLMLVRMQRREGTA comes from the coding sequence ATGAATACGGCTAACTACAAGATCACGCACCGGCACGCGCTGCCCGACGAATCCGACGCAGACCTGCACGCCACGCGCCGGCCGGGCACGATGAGCGCACGACGGCGCCAGGATTTCCTGTTTCATCGAACCACCGGCCTGTTCGCTGCATCGGTTTTGGTCATACTGGCCGGCATCATCGCTTCGCTGACGATCGGCGCGTGGCCGGCCCTGCGCGAGTTCGGTCCCGGATTCGTCACGCGGGTCGAATGGGACCCGGTCAACGAGCAGTTCGGCGCGATGATCGCCATCGGCGGCACGCTGGCAACCTCGTTCATTGCACTGGCCGTCGCGGTTCCGATCAGCTTTGGCGTCGCGCTGTTTCTGACCGAAATCTGTCCCGCTTGGCTGCGCCGCCCGCTGGGTACTGCAGTCGAGTTGCTGGCCGGTGTGCCATCGATCATCTACGGCATGTGGGGCTTTTTCGTCTTCGCGCCCCTGTTCGCGGATTACGTCCAGCCCTTGCTGGCCAGCACGCTCGGCCAGATTCCGGTGATCGGCAAACTGTTTGCAGGCTCACAAACCGGCCTGGGTATCCTGACCGCCGGCCTGATCCTGTCGATCATGATCATTCCGTTCATTGCATCCGTCATGCGCGACGTCTTCACGATTGTGCCGGCAGTGCTCAAGGAATCGGCCTATGGTCTTGGTTGCACGAAGTGGGAAGTGGCATGCAGGGTCGTGCTGCCCTACACCCGCAACGGTGTGGTCGGCGGCGTGATGCTCGGCCTGGGGCGGGCGCTGGGCGAAACGATGGCTGTCACCTTTGTGATCGGCAATGCGCATCGCCTCTCATGGTCGCTGTTTGCTGCCGGCAGTTCGATCTCTTCGACGCTGGCGAACGAATTCGGCGAAGCGGAAAAAGCGCTGCATGTCGCGTCGCTGTATGCACTGGGACTGATCCTGTTTGCCATCACCTTCATCGTGCTATGCGCCGCAAAGCTCATGCTGGTGCGGATGCAGCGGCGCGAAGGCACGGCCTAG